One genomic window of Nicotiana sylvestris chromosome 10, ASM39365v2, whole genome shotgun sequence includes the following:
- the LOC138879076 gene encoding spindle pole body component 110-like: MNDFISCVQVSSGKFKDAREANVVKAGIPLQGGGSLANIFDGVSDSVGLDVPGIVRAAERFIRQCKDMYDHAFFWLREELSYLKKECEKLTSMLRDSEARSTQGGKELGNLRAALEGALREKADLAAQVKQNGSQINQLNTEISGLRKQSEVATEEFATSQDLLENARKEVAALAAAKSKVEKNASTYLEDAATTHKIARDLSIAFEQKLARAINHAKAEARRETLEEIRARGIDLLVDLEEAHELERELALLIAPDGGEDGSDEEQSPSHFASPLFSFCMKFIGRRTRYQGFFRNETVSSRGGGEIAASGSRIDDKRKDDPGCEGAYSGATHFHRLKRNDSVDPLPSEGGKPSDISLAFSEALHLARMAFDKLKSELLRSEALLREALDREQSLKILCVEKQSELVSLRREFENKAKELGQL; encoded by the exons ATGAATGACTTCATCTCATGCGTTCAGGTCTCATCAGGGAAATTCAAAGATGCTCGAGAAGCGAATGTCGTCAAAGCAGGGATTCCTCTCCAAGGGGGAGGCTCCCTTGCCAACATTTTTGATGGTGTTAGTGATAGTGTCGGCCTTGACGTTCCTGGCATTGTTAGGGCGGCGGAGAGATTCATACGTCAA TGCAAGGATATGTATGATCATGCCTTCTTTTGGCTCCGCGAGGAGCTTTCTTACCTCAAAAAGGAGTGCGAGAAACTTACCTCGATGTTGCGGGATTCGGAGGCTCGTTCTACCCAAGGAGGGAAGGAACTAGGAAATCTTCGAGCTGCTTTGGAGGGAGCACTCCGGGAAAAGGCTGACCTTGCTGCGCAG GTCAAGCAGAATGGTTCGCAGATTAACCAATTGAACACAGAGATCTCCGGGTTAAGGAAGCAAAGTGAAGTAGCGACTGAGGAGTTTGCGACATCCCAGGATCTTCTCGAGAATGCTCGCAAGGAGGTTGCTGCCTTGGCCGCGGCCAAGTCCAAGGTTGAAAAAAATGCTTCCACTTATCTGGAGGACGCAGCCACGACGCATAAAATAGCTCGTGACTTATCGATAGCATTTGAGCAGAAGCTAGCTCGAGCTATTAATCATGCTAAGGCGGAGGCGAGGAGAGAGACCTTGGAGGAGATCAGAGCCAGAGGCATCGACTTGTTAGTTGATCTCGAGGAAGCCCATGAATTAGAGAGGGAACTAGCGCTTTTAATTGCCCCCGATGGAGGCGAAGATGGTAGTGACGAGGAGCAGTCCCCAAGTCATTTTGCATCccctcttttttccttttgtatGAAGTTCATTGGTCGCCGAACGAG GTATCAGGGATTTTTCCGGAATGAGACCGTGTCTTCCaggggaggaggagagattgctGCCTCGGGATCGAGGATTGATGACAAACGAAAAGATGATCCGGGGTGCGAAGGGGCTTATAGTGGGGCGACTCATTTTCATCGGTTAAAAAGAAATGATTCGGTTGATCCGCTACCTTCTGAAGGTGGTAAGCCATCGGATATTAGCTTGGCCTTCAGCGAGGCTCTGCATCTTGCCCGCATG gcctttgacaagcttaaaTCTGAGCTGCTTCGTAGTGAGGCCCTGTTGCGGGAGGCTTTAGATAGGGAACAATCCCTTAAGATTCTTTGTGTGGAAAAGCAAAGCGAGTTGGTTTCCCTGCGGCGCGAG ttTGAGAACAAGGCAAAGGAGCTGGGACAGCTCTAG